The window TCCTATTATTAATTTTGACCAATAAAACAGAGACTTTCAGCTATTAACTGTCAGTCTCTGTTTTTAATACTAAAAGACTCTGACTCTAAATATAATTTTACAGCATGCTGTACTCAATTTGCGGGACTATTTCAATTAATTTCAATTTATCATTTTGCAGCTTAAATATATAATATACACCACTACTTGCCTGATCGTCATATTCATAAACTGAAACTAAAAAAACATCATCTTTTGTAGATATTAATTTGTAAAAGTCTGAATCATCTGTATTTTTTCTGCTTATGAATTTAGCATACATTTCTAAATTAAATTCATACAAAGTATCGTTTATTTCTTTATTATAAGTAAAAGTATTTTCAACTTTTTGAGTATCTATTTCTATTTTATCTAAATATTTCAAATTATAGTATTTATCAGCATTATCATAATGCTTTAAGAAATTTTCCCTGTTAATTTTTTTAAAATTCATTTCAGCCGGAAAAGATATATAACTAAGTATTTTAGATTTATCGTTTTTTTCCACTGACTTCTGAAATTGTTGGAATTGCTTTAAAATTTTTATTTTATCCGCTGTTGTATAATTATTTCCATAAGAAATTGACATCATGAAAATCATTAACAATAAAAAAGTTATTTTTTTCATATTATACCTCTTTTCAATTTTTAAATTAAAGATAATCTGTATTTTTTAGAATAAATAAAAAATATATGCTTATTAATATATTATGTTTTATTTAATCATTTATACTGTATGCTTAAAATCCTGATGCCTCCATTTCATACATAACTAATTCTCCATTTACATATTTAAATTTCATTTCATTGAATTTTCCTGCTGCTGCGTCATATCCGTCTCCCCAGTCACAAGTAATAGTTAACTCTCCATTTTTATATTCAGGGTAAATAGTTATATATACATAATTTCCTAATTCTTCAAATCCTGTTTCATTAGGGACTTTTATTTGATTCTTCAAAAACTTGGTTTTTTGTTTATTATACTTTACATTTTTTATAATATATTTCATATCATTAAATGTACCTTGATTTTCAGCATTTGATAATTCCTCTGCTTTTTCAAATTTCATTATTGTCTTAAAATTATCATTTTTTTCATTTTTTATATAAGATTGTAAAGTTATGATACTTTTTACATAATCACTTTCTTTTTTATTACCTAAGGCAAATGTACACATAAAGCTGAACATTAATATCAATATTATTTTTTTCATATAATTCCTCCTTTTTTTAATAACCTAAGTCTTTTAATTCATTCAACATATTTTCAGCTTTAGGATGATTTTTCTTTAATGCTAAATTCGCGTAATATTTTGCATCTTCATATTTTTCCTGTTCTTTAGAGAGAACACTCATTCCATACAATCCTTCAACACTATCATTTGCTATTGCTTTTTTTAAGTATTTTTCTGCTAGATCATATTTTTTTTGATTTTTATAAAGAAACGCCAAGTTTAGTATACCGTCAATCTGATCATCAATATCAGCTGATTGTTTTAAATATTTTTCTGCTAAATCAAGCCTGTCTGTTTCTACATATAAAAAACCTAAATTACTTGCTGCTGCTGTGTTCCCCTTTTCTATAGCCATTTTCAAATATTTCTCTGCTAAATCATACTTTTCTTGCTCTGTATATAATAATCCTAAGTTGTTTAAAGCGTCTGTATCTCCTTTAGATACAGCCATTTTCAAATATTTTTCTGCTAGATCATATTTTTCGTCCATCAGATATGACATTCCCAAAATATTCGCCGCAAAGACATTTCCCCTTTCAATGGCTGCTTTTGCATACTTTTCGACTAACTCCATTTTCCCCTGGCCATAATACAAAAGCAATAAATAATTGTACCCTTCATCTGAATTGTTTTCTATTGCTTTCAAATAAAGCTTCTCCGCTTCATTTATATTTAACTGGGCTGTGTAAATTGTTCCTAAATTGAGCATTGCTTCTACTGACCCTTTATTTATAGCCTTTTTGTAATATTTTTCAGCTGTTTTGAAATCTCCTTTTCCCATGAAATCTTCAGCGGTCTTAATATTATCATTAGAAAATGACATTAATGAAAAACTTAATATCAAGATAAAAATCCAATTTTTTTTCATATTACCTCCTATAATTTTATTATCGATACTTTAAAAATTTTATCATGTTGATGTGAATTATATGTGAAGAAAAATTAACTGTAATCATAAAATAAAAAAATAATTTGAGTGTTCACTTAAACTTCACAATAGTGATGTATATTAAAACTAGGAATATTTTTAGGAGGTTACCCATGAAAAAAATCTTGATTACAATTTTGGTTATAATGCTTAGTTTTAATATAAGTTTTTCCGACAAAAGAGGCAATTCTAATCCTTATTATATAGATACTTTCGATGTTTATTATAAGGGAAGCAAAATCAGTGGAGCGAACGCTTATTCTTTCAAAATTTTAGATAACTGGTATGCTAAAGATAGCTTTAATGCTTATTATAATGGTAATAAGATCAGCGGTTCATATGGAAATTCATTTATAGCTTTGGATTATGGATATGCAAAAGACAATTATAACGCTTACTATAAAGGAAATAAAATTAACGGGGTATTTGCCAGTTCCTTTATTACTCTTGATCAGGGATATGCCAAAGATAATTACGGCGCTTATTATAAAGGAAATAAAATTAACAGTTCGCACGGGAATTCTTTTATTATTTTAGACCACGGGTATGCCAAAGATAATTATAATGTATATTATAAGGGAGAGAAAATTAATGGTGCACATTCTTTTTCTTTTAAAGTAATTAATAAGGAATATGCAAAAGATGCTTTTAATACATATTACCGCGGACAGAAAACAAACCGTTAAATATTTTCAGAATAATGTCAGTTATCATGTTTTTATATAAAATTAAAAAAACAGATATTATATAAACGGTCTGTCTGTCCTGCATTTGATAGTTCTGCCTTTACACGGCAGAATTTTTTATTTGACAAAAAAATGAAATAGTTGTATCATATTAACATAGGGTATGGGGGTATACCTAAAAGGAGGAAATATGACAGAGCTAAATGAAAAAAGACAGATTGTGCTTGAAGGAGCGCATAATGTAAGAGATATAGGCGGTTATAAAACTGAAAACGGCAAAGTAACGAAATGGAAAAAATTTATCCGTGCAGATGGTCTTGAAAGTCTCAGCAGATCTGATATAGACAAGCTCCTTGATTATGGACTTAGTATTGATATAGATTTAAGGTCGGAAATGGAATATGAGTCATGGGCGGATGTTTTACAGCATTGCAGCGAAGTGGAATATTATCAGATTCAGCTGCTGAAGGATCTGAAAATGTCTTCCGGTTCACTGGGAGGAATATATGTGAATACTGCTGATTCGTGCCAAAAAGACTTCTATAAAGTATTTAAGATAATGGCGGATAATCCGGAAAAAACAATTTTATTCCACTGCGCCGCAGGAAAAGACAGAACAGGAATGACGGCAGCCCTTCTTTTGATGCTCGCAGGAGCGGCGAAAGAAGACATAATAGCAGATTATACCGTAACTACAGAAAATTTATATTCTGTTTTGGATAGATTCGCCAGTGAAAATGATGAGAACCTGAAAGATTATCTCGGCTCAGAAGGCGAATACATAGAAAAGTTTATTAACCACATAGAGAAAAAGTATCACGGGGCAGAGGCCTATATGAAAAAAATAGGACTTAAAGAAAATGAAATAAAAACGTTAAAGGAAAGTTTTCTTGAAGATATTTAACATATAATCAGAACAGGAGGATAGAATGAAAACTGAATTATACGATGTAAAGGGAATGACATGTACAGCATGTGCAGGCGCTATAGAAAGAGGTCTTGGGAAGCTGGACGGCATAAAAGAGGCAAATGTGAATTTTGCCACTGAAAAATTAAAAGTAGAATATGATGAAACAAAGTATGACTTTGATAAGATAAAAAGTGAAGTAAAGAAGATGGGATACGATCTCGCAGATAATGAAAATACAAAGAAGGTTTCAGTATCAATAAGCGGTATGACATGTTCAGCATGTTCGGCAGCTGTAGAGAGAAGTGTATCAAAATTAGAAGGAATAAAGAAAGCATCTGTGAACTTTGCCAATGGTACAGGATATTTTGAGTATGACCCCGAGACAGTGAGCATAGGCAAAATAAAAGAGAAGATAACAGAAGCAGGTTACACACCGCTGGATGCTGATATGAAAGAAGAGGAAAAGGAAGATTTATATAATAAAGAGATTAGAAGTCTGGGAATAAAATTTATTATTTCACTTATATTTGCTGTTCCGCTGCTGTATGTGGCAATGGGGCATATGATGGGACTGCATCTTCCTGATTTTATAAATCCTGAATTCAATCCGGGGAACTTTGCTATTACTCAGGTAATTCTTGTAATTCCTATACTCATAGCGGGAAACGGATTCTTTATAAGAGGATTCAGAAATTTATTCAAAAGAAGTCCGAATATGGATTCTTTGATAGCGGTAGGGACTTCGGCAGCAGTATTATACGGGTTGTTTTCTGTATACCAGATATTTACAGGGCATGTGCATTACGCTATGGATCTTTATTTTGAATCAGCAGGGGTAATAATTACTCTTATACTTTTAGGGAAATTTCTAGAGGCGAAAACTAAAGGAAAGACTTCTTCTGCAATAAAGAAATTAATAGGACTGCAGCCGAAAAAAGCAGTAATAATGAAAGACGGCGAGCCGCATGAAGTTCTCATTGAGGAAATAAATACAGGAGATATTATCCTTGTAAAACCG of the Sebaldella sp. S0638 genome contains:
- a CDS encoding tyrosine-protein phosphatase gives rise to the protein MTELNEKRQIVLEGAHNVRDIGGYKTENGKVTKWKKFIRADGLESLSRSDIDKLLDYGLSIDIDLRSEMEYESWADVLQHCSEVEYYQIQLLKDLKMSSGSLGGIYVNTADSCQKDFYKVFKIMADNPEKTILFHCAAGKDRTGMTAALLLMLAGAAKEDIIADYTVTTENLYSVLDRFASENDENLKDYLGSEGEYIEKFINHIEKKYHGAEAYMKKIGLKENEIKTLKESFLEDI
- a CDS encoding lipopolysaccharide assembly protein LapB; protein product: MKKNWIFILILSFSLMSFSNDNIKTAEDFMGKGDFKTAEKYYKKAINKGSVEAMLNLGTIYTAQLNINEAEKLYLKAIENNSDEGYNYLLLLYYGQGKMELVEKYAKAAIERGNVFAANILGMSYLMDEKYDLAEKYLKMAVSKGDTDALNNLGLLYTEQEKYDLAEKYLKMAIEKGNTAAASNLGFLYVETDRLDLAEKYLKQSADIDDQIDGILNLAFLYKNQKKYDLAEKYLKKAIANDSVEGLYGMSVLSKEQEKYEDAKYYANLALKKNHPKAENMLNELKDLGY
- a CDS encoding DKNYY domain-containing protein; the encoded protein is MKKILITILVIMLSFNISFSDKRGNSNPYYIDTFDVYYKGSKISGANAYSFKILDNWYAKDSFNAYYNGNKISGSYGNSFIALDYGYAKDNYNAYYKGNKINGVFASSFITLDQGYAKDNYGAYYKGNKINSSHGNSFIILDHGYAKDNYNVYYKGEKINGAHSFSFKVINKEYAKDAFNTYYRGQKTNR